The Kitasatospora sp. NBC_00374 genome has a segment encoding these proteins:
- a CDS encoding amino acid adenylation domain-containing protein: MTFDDSRPGGVAGLVARRAALRPQALAVSDGSTALTYRELVAAASALAAELAARGVGPGSAVGLLAARSTRLVVGQLAVWWAGAHAVPLDPAYPRPRTAEMLADTGAVLTLGDKALLAEAGVPAAQTLALDLDALPQVAVTAPHPAADAERAPALVMYTSGSTGRPKGVQITHRAIAGLVTAPDAVRPGPGERVLFHSPSTFDAATFEVWAPLAAGGAVMVSPAERPTAEDLTRDVERFGVTTAFLTTALFHRLAARQSRIFGVLRTLLVGGEALSPEHAGAVLRAFPWLDLVNVYGPTEATTFTTLHRLREEDCAGPVPIGRPFGGATVQVLDERSAPVPAGGRGELWIGGSRLALGYLGQPELTADRFREIPGAGRMYRSGDLVSARPDGTLDFHGRADDQVKVRGFRIEPGEVEHTLRLHPEVSEAAVVVRRAGLDDAALTAFVVPTDGHRPTGEALRGHLADRLPAHLVPTGWAVLDALPLTGTGKVDRRALAERDLAGAPAEPAAASRLTPLQQEVAAAWARALGHPVERPDADFLAEGGHSLMAMWVVDDLREDLGVDLSLADFFAHPTVAAQAALVEQALLTALGESAEENR; this comes from the coding sequence ATGACGTTCGACGACTCCCGACCGGGCGGCGTAGCCGGTCTGGTCGCCCGCCGCGCCGCACTGCGGCCGCAGGCGCTCGCCGTGTCCGACGGCAGCACCGCCCTGACCTACCGTGAACTGGTGGCCGCCGCCTCCGCGCTGGCCGCCGAGCTGGCCGCCCGCGGGGTCGGCCCCGGCAGCGCGGTCGGGCTGCTGGCGGCCCGCTCCACCCGGCTGGTGGTCGGCCAGCTCGCCGTCTGGTGGGCCGGCGCGCACGCCGTCCCGCTGGATCCGGCCTACCCCCGGCCGAGGACCGCCGAGATGCTCGCCGACACCGGGGCCGTCCTCACCCTGGGCGACAAGGCGCTGCTGGCCGAGGCCGGAGTGCCGGCCGCGCAGACGCTGGCCCTGGACCTCGACGCGCTGCCGCAGGTCGCGGTGACCGCCCCGCACCCCGCCGCCGACGCGGAGCGGGCGCCGGCCCTGGTGATGTACACCTCCGGGTCGACCGGCCGCCCCAAGGGCGTGCAGATCACCCACCGGGCGATCGCCGGCCTGGTCACGGCGCCGGACGCGGTACGGCCGGGCCCCGGCGAGCGGGTGCTGTTCCACTCCCCGTCCACCTTCGACGCCGCCACGTTCGAGGTCTGGGCGCCGCTGGCCGCCGGCGGCGCCGTGATGGTCTCGCCCGCCGAGCGCCCGACGGCCGAGGACCTGACCCGGGACGTCGAACGGTTCGGTGTCACCACGGCGTTCCTCACCACGGCGCTGTTCCACCGGCTGGCGGCCCGGCAGTCCCGGATCTTCGGCGTGCTGCGCACCCTGCTGGTCGGTGGCGAGGCCCTGTCGCCGGAGCACGCCGGGGCCGTACTGCGGGCCTTCCCCTGGCTGGACCTGGTCAACGTGTACGGGCCGACCGAGGCGACCACCTTCACCACCCTGCACCGGCTGCGCGAGGAGGACTGCGCGGGCCCCGTGCCGATCGGACGGCCGTTCGGCGGGGCCACGGTGCAGGTCCTCGACGAGCGGTCGGCGCCGGTGCCGGCCGGCGGGCGCGGCGAGCTGTGGATCGGTGGCAGCCGGCTGGCCCTGGGCTACCTGGGACAGCCGGAGCTGACGGCCGACCGCTTCCGGGAGATCCCGGGCGCCGGGCGGATGTACCGCAGCGGCGACCTGGTCTCGGCCCGGCCGGACGGCACGCTGGACTTCCACGGACGGGCCGACGACCAGGTCAAGGTGCGCGGCTTCCGGATCGAGCCGGGCGAGGTCGAGCACACCCTGCGGCTGCACCCGGAGGTCTCCGAGGCCGCGGTCGTGGTCCGCCGGGCCGGCCTGGACGACGCCGCGCTGACCGCCTTCGTCGTGCCCACCGACGGGCACCGCCCCACCGGCGAGGCGCTGCGCGGCCACCTCGCGGACCGCCTCCCCGCGCACCTGGTGCCCACCGGCTGGGCCGTCCTGGACGCGCTCCCGCTCACCGGCACCGGCAAGGTCGACCGCCGCGCGCTGGCCGAACGCGACCTCGCCGGCGCCCCGGCCGAGCCCGCCGCCGCGAGCCGCCTCACCCCGCTCCAGCAGGAGGTCGCGGCGGCCTGGGCCCGGGCCCTGGGCCACCCCGTCGAACGGCCGGACGCCGACTTCCTGGCCGAGGGCGGCCACTCGCTGATGGCCATGTGGGTGGTCGACGACCTGCGTGAGGACCTCGGCGTGGACCTCTCGCTCGCGGACTTCTTCGCCCACCCCACCGTCGCCGCGCAGGCCGCCCTGGTCGAGCAGGCCCTGCTCACCGCCCTGGGCGAGAGCGCCGAGGAGAACCGATGA
- a CDS encoding acyl-CoA dehydrogenase family protein: MSSTPSSVLEDGHRELVDAFESFVRRELVPLAAELPETADLPPADLRAYVRKRSAALGFYAGDYPEELGGSGMPFTAVVLLYHAAGRSGCALAPYALAGSDGPSPLLRHGTPEQVEKYLVPLVRGTSARCLALTEPHAGSDAFRLTTTAVRDGDGWVISGRKTFVSNADRADLALVVTATDLGEGPTGGATAFALPMDTPGLRIGQRYEGMSGEPMFELVLEQVRVPMDSVIGGPEGVGAAMALAMDSLSRGRLVVAAMCNGVAEYALRLGVEYARERQAFGERIGAYQHVQEHLVRSRAEVEAAKLLTLACARLVDEGTEAPENAALAKLTSSETAVRVVDRSLQVHGATGWVRGHPLEFLYRYVRMMTIIEGTSEVQKVIVARAMGLG; the protein is encoded by the coding sequence GTGAGCTCCACTCCCTCGTCCGTCCTGGAGGACGGCCACCGCGAACTGGTCGACGCCTTCGAGAGCTTCGTGCGCCGCGAGCTGGTCCCGCTGGCCGCCGAGCTGCCGGAGACCGCCGACCTGCCGCCCGCCGACCTGCGCGCCTACGTGCGCAAGCGCTCGGCCGCGCTCGGCTTCTACGCGGGCGACTACCCCGAGGAACTGGGCGGCTCCGGGATGCCGTTCACGGCCGTGGTGCTGCTGTACCACGCGGCCGGCCGCAGCGGCTGCGCGCTGGCGCCGTACGCACTGGCCGGGTCGGACGGTCCGAGCCCGCTGCTGCGGCACGGCACACCCGAGCAGGTCGAGAAGTACCTGGTGCCGCTGGTGCGCGGCACCAGTGCCCGCTGCCTGGCGCTCACCGAGCCGCACGCCGGTTCGGACGCGTTCCGGCTCACCACCACCGCCGTCCGGGACGGCGACGGCTGGGTGATCAGCGGGCGGAAGACCTTCGTCTCCAACGCCGACCGCGCCGACCTCGCGCTGGTGGTCACCGCCACCGACCTCGGCGAGGGGCCGACCGGCGGCGCGACCGCCTTCGCGCTCCCGATGGACACCCCCGGCCTGCGGATCGGCCAGCGGTACGAGGGCATGTCCGGCGAGCCGATGTTCGAACTGGTGCTGGAGCAGGTCCGGGTGCCGATGGACTCGGTGATCGGCGGCCCGGAGGGCGTCGGGGCCGCGATGGCGCTGGCCATGGACAGCCTGTCGCGCGGGCGCCTGGTGGTGGCCGCGATGTGCAACGGCGTCGCCGAGTACGCGCTGCGCCTGGGTGTCGAGTACGCCCGGGAGCGGCAGGCGTTCGGCGAGCGGATCGGCGCCTACCAGCACGTCCAGGAGCACCTGGTGCGCAGCCGGGCCGAGGTGGAGGCGGCGAAGCTGCTGACGCTGGCCTGTGCCCGGCTGGTCGACGAGGGCACCGAGGCGCCGGAGAACGCGGCGCTGGCCAAGCTGACCTCCTCGGAGACCGCTGTGCGGGTGGTGGACCGCTCGCTGCAGGTGCACGGGGCGACCGGCTGGGTGCGCGGGCATCCGCTGGAGTTCCTGTACCGCTACGTCCGGATGATGACGATCATCGAGGGGACCTCCGAGGTCCAGAAGGTGATCGTCGCGCGGGCCATGGGCCTGGGCTGA
- a CDS encoding condensation domain-containing protein, which yields MSTTPQTAGRQAELLRQARRRADATRPADIPRTASTGPAPLSHAQHRMWLMDRLGRAGARYHVPLATRLRGPLDTAALAEALTALAARHDILRTRYGQHGGQDPYQEVLAAAPVPVPVLDAPAGRAQELLRAEAARPFELASGPVLRALVLRHASEDHTVLITLHHIAIDGGSLPVLTGDLAELYAAASLRRPARLPEPGLRYADFARWERGRDPELAAEVDAWAERLAGARPVPLPRPATAGPRTGAARLHSLPLPPATLDGLRALGRAHGTTLFTVVLAAAFATLRRATGEADLTLGCAGGRRSRPALRRLVGLCVNTLPVRADLSGDPSFTDLLGRVQAAQLAAQERQEVPFDLVVERLGAAARGQDGSPLLSVTCDLVAPSDALPLPGLDAAPVEVDLGLAKFDLGLFVADGPQPRCLVQYDADALTEPAGAQLAADFAALLTAVAEDGGRRLGQLPGTALRAEPGHPAEAALLADPRVREAYVLVREGRPPLAYAVAGGPGGAPGGAELRAGLRPLVPSGQLPAAVTLLDALPRTADGAVDPARLPGAGPRPAPTAPAVPSAPPGGAHEDAVRTAFGELLGTRPEPDGDFFVLGGHSLVAVQLAERLRLRTGLPLTGLDILEQRTPRALAALLDTRDAERLAATPRRAGAGPGAVRPGTVLVTGATGGVGAAVLQELIAQGRPVRALTRPESAHLVALDGVEVAEGDLADPDSLRAAVRGVDAVIHAACTFTAHEVDVAAMRAMVDAWRHGSFVFVSSIDAYGRPPGTEVAEGAPAALPVTAYGQAKLDCERILLEAAGSGGRGPGAVVRAPIVWGPHRRLREQLRWGATGGLFQTAQAGRPLVLPDPAADGHAWYGAAWVHSAALARALAACADGTGRAAGRVVNAVGGHVGWPEFGSELVRLLGSPSTVELRPDADPELARPWRYGAGTLADPLRPEPGEDWRTVLAAMVR from the coding sequence ATGAGCACCACCCCGCAGACGGCCGGCCGGCAGGCCGAGCTGCTCCGGCAGGCCCGGCGACGGGCCGACGCCACCCGTCCCGCCGACATTCCGCGCACCGCGTCCACCGGGCCCGCGCCGCTGTCGCACGCCCAGCACCGGATGTGGCTGATGGACCGGCTCGGCCGGGCCGGCGCCCGGTACCACGTACCGCTGGCCACCCGGCTGCGCGGGCCACTGGACACCGCGGCGCTCGCCGAGGCGCTCACGGCGCTGGCGGCCCGGCACGACATCCTGCGCACCCGGTACGGGCAGCACGGCGGCCAGGACCCGTACCAGGAGGTGCTGGCGGCGGCCCCGGTGCCCGTACCTGTGCTGGACGCGCCGGCGGGGCGGGCGCAGGAGCTGCTGCGGGCCGAGGCCGCCCGCCCGTTCGAGCTGGCCTCGGGCCCGGTACTGCGCGCCCTCGTCCTGCGGCACGCGTCCGAGGACCACACCGTCCTGATCACGCTGCACCACATCGCGATCGACGGCGGCTCGCTCCCCGTGCTCACCGGCGACCTGGCCGAGCTGTACGCCGCCGCCTCGCTACGGCGCCCCGCCCGGCTGCCCGAACCGGGCCTGCGGTACGCGGACTTCGCCCGTTGGGAACGCGGCCGCGACCCGGAGCTCGCCGCAGAGGTCGACGCCTGGGCCGAACGGCTCGCCGGGGCCCGCCCGGTGCCGCTGCCCCGCCCGGCCACCGCCGGACCCCGCACCGGGGCGGCCCGGCTGCACAGCCTCCCGCTGCCGCCGGCCACCCTGGACGGGCTGCGCGCGCTCGGGCGGGCGCACGGCACGACCCTGTTCACCGTCGTCCTGGCCGCGGCCTTCGCCACCCTGCGGCGGGCCACCGGCGAGGCGGACCTCACCCTCGGGTGCGCCGGCGGCCGGCGCTCCCGGCCCGCCCTGCGCCGGCTGGTCGGACTGTGCGTCAACACCCTCCCGGTCCGGGCCGACCTGTCCGGCGACCCCTCGTTCACCGACCTGCTCGGCCGGGTGCAGGCCGCCCAACTCGCCGCGCAGGAACGCCAGGAGGTGCCGTTCGACCTGGTCGTCGAACGCCTCGGGGCCGCCGCCCGCGGGCAGGACGGCTCCCCGCTGCTGTCGGTCACCTGCGACCTGGTCGCCCCGTCCGACGCACTGCCGTTGCCCGGCCTGGACGCCGCACCGGTCGAGGTCGACCTCGGCCTGGCCAAGTTCGACCTCGGGCTGTTCGTGGCGGACGGCCCGCAGCCGCGCTGCCTGGTCCAGTACGACGCCGACGCGCTCACCGAGCCGGCCGGCGCCCAGCTGGCCGCGGACTTCGCCGCGCTGCTGACCGCCGTCGCCGAGGACGGCGGGCGCCGGCTCGGGCAGCTGCCCGGCACCGCGCTGCGCGCCGAGCCCGGCCACCCCGCCGAGGCCGCGCTGCTGGCCGACCCCCGGGTCCGCGAGGCGTACGTGCTGGTCCGCGAGGGTCGGCCGCCGCTGGCGTACGCGGTGGCCGGCGGCCCGGGCGGCGCCCCCGGCGGCGCCGAACTGCGGGCCGGGCTGCGCCCGCTGGTGCCGTCCGGTCAGCTGCCCGCGGCGGTCACCCTGCTGGACGCGCTGCCCCGGACCGCCGACGGCGCCGTCGACCCGGCCCGGCTGCCCGGCGCGGGCCCGCGGCCCGCACCGACCGCGCCGGCCGTGCCGTCCGCACCGCCCGGCGGCGCCCACGAGGACGCCGTCCGGACGGCCTTCGGGGAACTGCTGGGCACCCGACCCGAGCCGGACGGCGACTTCTTCGTCCTCGGCGGGCACTCCCTGGTCGCCGTGCAGCTCGCCGAACGGCTGCGGCTGCGCACCGGCCTGCCGCTGACCGGGCTGGACATCCTGGAACAGCGCACCCCCCGGGCGCTGGCCGCACTGCTGGACACCCGGGACGCCGAACGCCTGGCCGCGACCCCCCGCCGGGCCGGGGCCGGCCCCGGGGCCGTACGTCCGGGCACCGTCCTGGTCACCGGCGCCACCGGCGGGGTCGGCGCCGCCGTCCTTCAGGAGCTGATCGCCCAGGGACGCCCGGTGCGGGCGCTCACCCGGCCGGAGTCCGCCCACCTGGTGGCGCTCGACGGCGTCGAGGTGGCCGAGGGCGACCTGGCCGACCCGGACAGCCTGCGCGCGGCCGTCCGGGGCGTGGACGCGGTGATCCACGCGGCCTGCACGTTCACCGCGCACGAGGTCGACGTGGCGGCGATGCGGGCCATGGTGGACGCCTGGCGGCACGGCAGCTTCGTGTTCGTCAGCAGCATCGACGCATACGGCCGCCCGCCGGGCACCGAGGTCGCGGAAGGCGCACCCGCCGCACTGCCCGTCACCGCCTACGGGCAGGCCAAGCTCGACTGCGAGCGGATCCTGCTGGAGGCCGCCGGCAGCGGCGGCCGGGGCCCCGGCGCGGTGGTCCGCGCGCCGATCGTCTGGGGGCCGCACCGACGGCTGCGCGAGCAGCTGCGCTGGGGTGCGACCGGCGGGCTCTTCCAGACCGCGCAGGCCGGCCGGCCCCTGGTGCTGCCCGACCCCGCGGCCGACGGCCACGCCTGGTACGGCGCGGCCTGGGTGCACTCCGCCGCCCTCGCCCGCGCCCTGGCCGCCTGCGCCGACGGCACCGGCCGGGCGGCCGGCCGGGTGGTCAACGCGGTCGGCGGCCACGTCGGCTGGCCGGAGTTCGGCTCCGAACTGGTCCGTCTGCTGGGCTCGCCGAGCACCGTCGAACTGCGCCCGGACGCCGACCCCGAACTGGCCCGCCCGTGGCGCTACGGCGCCGGGACGCTCGCCGATCCGCTCCGCCCGGAGCCCGGCGAGGACTGGCGGACGGTGCTGGCCGCCATGGTGCGGTAG
- a CDS encoding FAD-dependent oxidoreductase, protein MPRPVRVAIVGAGPAGIYAADALLKSELAAEPGVSIDLFERMPAPFGLIRYGVAPDHPRIKGIVSALHQVLDKPQVRLFGNVDYPGDIGLDDLHQFYDAVIFSTGADADRDLDIPGIGLDGSYGAADFVSWYDGHPDVPRRWPLEAEKVAVLGVGNVALDVARILAKTADELLPTEIPPNVHAGLAANRAVEVHVFGRRGPAQAKFSPMELRELDHSPTIEVIVDPEDIEYDDGSIATRRGNKQADMVASTLENWAIRDVGDRPHRLFLHFFESPVEILGEDGRVVGLRTERTELDGTGNVVGTGTYRDWDVQAAYRAVGYRSAELPKLPFDPVSATVPHEAGRVLEAGVPLPSTYVTGWIKRGPVGLIGHTKGDANETVACLVADHRDGRLRTPAAPREDAVPAFLESRGVEYTTWQGWHRLDAHERELGATEGRERVKVVSRAEMLRASFGDG, encoded by the coding sequence ATGCCTCGTCCCGTCCGGGTCGCGATCGTCGGGGCCGGCCCCGCCGGGATCTACGCCGCCGATGCCCTGCTCAAGTCCGAGCTCGCCGCGGAGCCCGGGGTCTCGATCGACCTGTTCGAGCGGATGCCGGCGCCGTTCGGGCTGATCCGGTACGGGGTCGCCCCCGACCACCCGCGGATCAAGGGGATCGTCTCCGCGCTGCACCAGGTGCTCGACAAGCCGCAGGTCCGCCTGTTCGGCAACGTCGACTACCCGGGCGACATCGGCCTGGACGACCTGCACCAGTTCTACGACGCGGTGATCTTCTCCACCGGCGCCGACGCCGACCGCGACCTGGACATCCCCGGCATCGGCCTGGACGGCTCCTACGGCGCCGCGGACTTCGTCTCCTGGTACGACGGCCACCCCGACGTGCCGCGCCGGTGGCCGCTGGAGGCGGAGAAGGTCGCGGTGCTCGGCGTCGGCAACGTCGCGCTGGACGTCGCCCGGATCCTGGCCAAGACCGCCGACGAGCTGCTGCCGACCGAGATACCCCCGAACGTCCACGCGGGCCTGGCGGCCAACCGGGCCGTCGAGGTCCACGTGTTCGGCCGCCGCGGCCCGGCGCAGGCCAAGTTCAGCCCGATGGAGCTGCGCGAGCTGGACCACTCCCCGACCATCGAGGTGATCGTCGACCCCGAGGACATCGAGTACGACGACGGTTCGATCGCCACCCGCCGCGGCAACAAGCAGGCGGACATGGTGGCCTCCACCCTGGAGAACTGGGCCATCCGCGACGTCGGCGACCGGCCGCACAGGCTGTTCCTGCACTTCTTCGAGTCCCCGGTGGAGATCCTCGGCGAGGACGGCCGGGTGGTCGGCCTGCGCACCGAGCGCACCGAGCTCGACGGCACCGGCAACGTGGTGGGCACCGGCACCTACCGGGACTGGGACGTCCAGGCCGCCTACCGCGCGGTCGGCTACCGCTCGGCCGAACTGCCGAAGCTGCCCTTCGACCCGGTCTCCGCGACCGTCCCGCACGAGGCGGGCCGGGTCCTGGAGGCCGGAGTGCCGCTGCCGTCCACCTATGTGACCGGCTGGATCAAGCGCGGCCCGGTCGGCCTGATCGGCCACACCAAGGGCGACGCCAACGAGACCGTGGCCTGCCTGGTCGCCGACCACCGCGACGGCCGGCTGCGCACCCCCGCCGCGCCCCGCGAGGACGCCGTGCCCGCGTTCCTGGAGAGCCGCGGGGTCGAGTACACCACCTGGCAGGGCTGGCACCGGCTGGACGCCCACGAGCGCGAGCTCGGCGCCACCGAGGGCCGCGAGCGGGTCAAGGTGGTGTCCCGCGCGGAGATGCTCCGGGCGAGCTTCGGGGACGGCTGA
- a CDS encoding trans-acting enoyl reductase family protein: MDADRPYDLVLFGATGFTGALTAEYLARNAPQGCRWALAGRNRDKLEALRTHLGTLVPGCADLPLLTADAADPASLREVAASARVVISTVGPYLRYGEPLVAACADAGTDYVDLTGEPEFVDLMYLRHHRRAVATGARLVHSCGFDSVPHDLGVLFTLERMRALDVLPEGAAVSVRGFVRAGGTFSGGTFASALSAMSRLRAAGRAARERRAAEPRPAGRRIRTSAGPLRRSAEARAWAVPLPTIDAQVVARSAAARPDYGPAFTYGHYAAVRRLPVLLAGAAGLAALLVAAQVPPLRRALTGLRRPGDGPSAEQRAASWFTVRFVGDTGPGTRVFTEVSGGDPGYTETAKMLAESALSLAYDDLPPTAGQVTPAAAMGTALIDRLTAAGLRFTVLDGPPATAPRRGA, encoded by the coding sequence ATGGACGCCGATCGCCCGTACGACCTGGTGCTGTTCGGCGCCACCGGCTTCACCGGCGCGCTGACCGCCGAGTACCTGGCCCGGAACGCGCCGCAGGGCTGCCGCTGGGCACTGGCCGGCCGCAACCGGGACAAGCTGGAGGCGCTGCGCACCCACCTGGGCACCCTGGTCCCCGGCTGCGCGGACCTGCCGCTGCTCACCGCCGACGCGGCCGACCCCGCCTCGCTGCGCGAGGTCGCCGCCTCGGCGCGGGTCGTCATCTCCACCGTCGGCCCCTATCTCCGGTACGGCGAGCCGCTGGTGGCGGCCTGCGCGGACGCCGGGACGGACTACGTGGACCTGACCGGCGAACCGGAGTTCGTCGACCTGATGTACCTGCGCCACCACCGCCGGGCCGTGGCGACCGGGGCCCGCCTGGTGCACTCCTGCGGCTTCGACTCCGTCCCGCACGACCTCGGCGTGCTGTTCACCCTGGAACGGATGCGCGCGCTCGACGTGCTGCCCGAGGGCGCGGCGGTCTCGGTCCGCGGCTTCGTCCGCGCCGGGGGCACCTTCTCCGGCGGTACCTTCGCCTCCGCGCTGAGCGCGATGTCCCGGCTGCGGGCCGCCGGCCGGGCCGCCCGCGAGCGCCGCGCCGCCGAGCCCCGGCCGGCCGGCCGAAGGATCAGGACGAGCGCCGGGCCCCTCCGCCGGTCGGCGGAGGCCCGCGCCTGGGCCGTGCCGCTGCCCACCATCGACGCCCAGGTGGTCGCACGCTCGGCCGCCGCCCGCCCCGACTACGGGCCGGCCTTCACCTACGGCCACTACGCGGCCGTCCGGCGGCTCCCGGTGCTGCTGGCCGGCGCCGCAGGGCTCGCCGCGCTGCTGGTCGCGGCGCAGGTCCCGCCGCTGCGCCGGGCACTGACCGGCCTGCGCAGGCCCGGCGACGGGCCGAGCGCCGAGCAGCGCGCGGCCTCCTGGTTCACCGTGCGCTTCGTCGGCGACACCGGCCCCGGCACCCGGGTCTTCACCGAGGTGTCCGGCGGCGACCCGGGGTACACCGAGACCGCGAAGATGCTCGCCGAGTCCGCCCTCAGCCTGGCCTACGACGACCTCCCGCCCACCGCCGGCCAGGTCACCCCGGCTGCAGCGATGGGCACCGCGCTGATCGACCGCCTCACCGCGGCGGGCCTGCGCTTCACCGTCCTGGACGGCCCGCCGGCCACCGCCCCGCGCCGGGGCGCCTAG
- a CDS encoding amino acid adenylation domain-containing protein: protein MTTADNTTRSVSVAHGRPHHDSPVTALFADWARRTPHAPALIDGERSWSYAELDALADTVADTLRRRVRPGELVGVCLDHSAALVAVTLAVARLGAVHLPLGPRPGERRLQAVAENLRLGCLVGDPALLPAAHRTAEHLPLELPAEGATAAATVVAAFAPAAADAVGAPAGSHYAVLTSGSTGTPKAVAVGERSLGAMLHWYRGLTGLGPGDRHSLLIGVAFDPHLMELWATLTSGAALSVAPDAVRWDAGALTDWWREAGITVSVLPTPLAEPVLDRPWPAGLALRHLSIGGDRLRRHPGPDVTAHVHNAYGPAEATVVTSVHTMAPGAGGDGPPPIGRPVPGAVLVVTDQDGRPVPRGESGELRVGGSLLALGYLDEELTARRFVPAPADLDGVDRLYRTGDRVLMRADGVLEFQGRLDDQVKVSGVRIEPAEVEAAFERDPRVRRAVVAVRRDPSGAARLLAFVEPAGDGPVTGAELLPQVREWLPEQAVPTVVRLVDRYPLDANGKVDRAALLAAEAAAPAAASGEGGTATERTVLALCRELLGRPELGPLDNFFDAGGNSLAAARLLVALEESCGVRLRAPQLLRQPDLRSLAALVEAGRPRAAAAS from the coding sequence ATGACGACTGCTGACAACACCACCCGATCCGTGTCCGTCGCCCACGGCCGCCCGCACCACGACTCCCCCGTCACGGCGCTCTTCGCGGACTGGGCGCGCCGCACCCCGCACGCCCCCGCGCTGATCGACGGCGAGCGGAGCTGGAGCTACGCCGAACTCGACGCGCTGGCCGACACGGTGGCCGACACCCTGCGCCGGCGGGTCCGCCCCGGCGAGCTGGTCGGCGTCTGCCTGGACCACTCGGCCGCCCTGGTCGCCGTCACCCTCGCGGTGGCCCGGCTCGGCGCCGTCCACCTGCCGCTCGGCCCGCGCCCCGGCGAGCGGCGCCTGCAGGCCGTCGCCGAGAACCTGCGGCTGGGCTGCCTGGTCGGCGACCCGGCGCTGCTGCCCGCCGCCCACCGCACGGCGGAGCACCTGCCGCTGGAGCTGCCCGCCGAGGGCGCGACGGCCGCCGCCACCGTGGTGGCCGCCTTCGCCCCGGCCGCCGCGGACGCCGTCGGCGCGCCCGCGGGCAGCCACTACGCGGTGCTCACCTCCGGATCCACCGGCACCCCGAAGGCGGTCGCCGTCGGGGAGCGCTCGCTCGGCGCGATGCTGCACTGGTACCGCGGCCTGACCGGCCTCGGCCCGGGCGACCGGCACAGCCTGCTGATCGGGGTCGCCTTCGACCCGCACCTGATGGAGCTGTGGGCGACGCTGACCTCCGGCGCCGCGCTGAGCGTCGCCCCGGACGCGGTGCGCTGGGACGCCGGCGCGCTCACCGACTGGTGGCGGGAGGCCGGCATCACCGTCAGTGTCCTGCCCACCCCGCTGGCCGAACCGGTGCTCGACCGGCCGTGGCCGGCCGGCCTGGCGCTGCGGCACCTGTCCATCGGCGGCGACCGGCTGCGCCGGCACCCCGGGCCGGACGTCACGGCGCACGTGCACAACGCCTACGGGCCCGCCGAGGCCACCGTGGTGACCAGCGTGCACACCATGGCGCCCGGCGCCGGCGGGGACGGCCCGCCGCCGATCGGCCGGCCGGTGCCCGGCGCCGTCCTCGTCGTCACGGACCAGGACGGCCGCCCGGTGCCGCGCGGCGAGTCGGGCGAACTGCGGGTCGGCGGCAGCCTGCTGGCGCTCGGCTACCTGGACGAGGAGCTCACCGCGCGCCGGTTCGTCCCCGCGCCGGCGGACCTCGACGGTGTCGACCGCCTCTACCGCACCGGTGACCGGGTGCTGATGCGCGCCGACGGTGTGCTGGAGTTCCAGGGCCGCCTGGACGACCAGGTGAAGGTCAGCGGCGTGCGGATCGAGCCGGCCGAGGTCGAGGCCGCGTTCGAGCGCGACCCCCGGGTGCGGCGCGCCGTGGTCGCGGTGCGCCGCGACCCGTCCGGCGCGGCCCGGCTGCTCGCCTTCGTCGAGCCCGCCGGCGACGGCCCGGTGACCGGTGCCGAGCTGCTGCCGCAGGTCCGGGAGTGGCTGCCCGAGCAGGCCGTGCCCACCGTGGTCCGGCTGGTCGACCGCTACCCGCTGGACGCCAACGGGAAGGTCGACCGGGCCGCCCTGCTGGCGGCCGAGGCCGCCGCGCCGGCCGCCGCGTCCGGCGAAGGCGGCACCGCCACCGAGCGGACGGTCCTGGCCCTGTGCCGCGAGCTGCTGGGCCGCCCCGAGCTCGGCCCGCTGGACAACTTCTTCGACGCCGGCGGCAACTCGCTGGCCGCCGCCCGCCTGCTGGTGGCCCTGGAGGAGTCCTGCGGCGTACGGCTGCGCGCTCCGCAGCTGCTGCGCCAGCCCGACCTGCGCAGCCTGGCCGCGCTGGTCGAGGCCGGCCGGCCGAGAGCCGCCGCCGCCTCCTGA